In a single window of the Streptomyces cinnabarinus genome:
- a CDS encoding catalase, translating to MTQGPLTTEAGAPVADNQNSETAGVGGPVLVQDQLLLEKLAHFNRERIPERVVHARGAGAYGTFTVTADVTPYTRAAFLSEVGKRTETFLRFSTVAGNLGAADAVRDPRGWALKFYTEEGNYDLVGNNTPVFFIKDAIKFPDFIHTQKRDPYTGSTEADNVWDFWSLSPESTHQVTWLFGDRGIPASYRHMNGYGSHTYQWNNEAGEVFWVKYHFKTDQGIKNLTQEEADRLAGADPDSHQRDLRQAIERGEFPSWTVQVQIMPAADAATYRFNPFDLTKVWPHEDYPPIEIGRLELNRNPQNIFAEVEQSIFSPAHFVPGIGPSPDKMLQGRLFAYGDAHRYRVGINADHLPVNRPHATEARTNSRDGFLYDGRHGGAKNYEPNSFGGPAQTGRPLWQPYDGFGGGTGNHPAPVHAEDDDFVQAGNLYRLMADDERERLVANLAGFIAQVSREDIVERAIGNFRSADEDFGKRLEAAVQALRG from the coding sequence GTGACGCAGGGACCGCTCACTACGGAGGCCGGGGCACCGGTCGCCGACAACCAGAACAGTGAGACCGCGGGCGTCGGTGGCCCCGTGCTCGTCCAGGACCAGCTCCTGCTGGAGAAGCTGGCCCACTTCAACCGCGAGCGCATCCCGGAGCGGGTGGTGCACGCCCGCGGCGCCGGCGCGTACGGCACCTTCACGGTGACGGCCGATGTCACGCCGTACACCCGGGCCGCGTTCCTCTCCGAGGTCGGCAAGCGGACCGAGACCTTTCTGCGGTTCTCGACCGTGGCGGGCAACCTCGGTGCCGCGGACGCCGTGCGCGACCCGCGCGGGTGGGCGCTGAAGTTCTACACCGAGGAGGGCAACTACGACCTCGTCGGCAACAACACCCCGGTGTTCTTCATCAAGGACGCCATCAAGTTCCCCGACTTCATCCACACCCAGAAGCGCGACCCGTACACGGGCTCGACCGAGGCGGACAACGTCTGGGACTTCTGGAGCCTGAGCCCCGAGTCCACGCACCAGGTGACCTGGCTCTTCGGCGACCGCGGCATCCCCGCCTCGTACCGCCACATGAACGGCTACGGCTCGCACACCTACCAGTGGAACAACGAGGCCGGTGAGGTCTTCTGGGTCAAGTACCACTTCAAGACCGACCAGGGCATCAAGAACCTCACCCAGGAGGAGGCCGACCGGCTCGCCGGCGCGGACCCCGACTCCCACCAGCGCGACCTGCGCCAGGCCATCGAGCGCGGCGAGTTCCCGAGCTGGACCGTGCAGGTGCAGATCATGCCCGCGGCGGACGCGGCGACGTACCGCTTCAACCCGTTCGACCTCACCAAGGTGTGGCCGCACGAGGACTACCCGCCGATCGAGATCGGCCGGCTGGAGCTCAACCGCAACCCGCAGAACATCTTCGCCGAGGTCGAGCAGTCGATCTTCAGCCCGGCCCACTTCGTGCCCGGCATCGGCCCGTCCCCGGACAAGATGCTCCAGGGCCGCCTCTTCGCCTACGGCGACGCCCACCGCTACCGCGTCGGCATCAACGCCGACCACCTCCCGGTGAACCGCCCGCACGCCACCGAGGCGCGCACCAACTCCCGCGACGGCTTCCTCTACGACGGCCGCCACGGCGGGGCGAAGAACTACGAGCCGAACAGCTTCGGCGGCCCGGCGCAGACCGGCCGCCCGCTGTGGCAGCCCTACGACGGCTTCGGCGGCGGCACGGGCAACCACCCGGCGCCGGTGCACGCCGAGGACGACGACTTCGTGCAGGCGGGCAACCTCTACCGCCTGATGGCCGACGACGAGCGGGAGCGCCTGGTGGCGAACCTGGCGGGCTTCATCGCCCAGGTCTCGCGCGAGGACATCGTGGAGCGGGCGATCGGCAACTTCCGCTCCGCGGACGAGGACTTCGGCAAGCGGCTGGAGGCCGCGGTCCAGGCCCTGCGCGGCTGA
- a CDS encoding cyclic nucleotide-binding/CBS domain-containing protein — translation MLVRDAMSTVVLTIGPTHTLRQAARLMSARRVGAAVVLDPDAGGIGIITERDVLNSVGLGQDPDAEHAHAHTTTDVVFAAPSWTLEEAAHAMAHGGFRHLIVLDHDEPVGIVSVRDIIRCWAPLRQKIPA, via the coding sequence ATGCTCGTCCGCGACGCCATGAGCACCGTGGTCCTCACCATCGGCCCCACCCACACCCTTCGACAGGCCGCCCGGCTGATGTCCGCCCGCCGGGTGGGCGCGGCCGTCGTCCTCGACCCGGACGCCGGCGGTATCGGCATCATCACCGAACGCGACGTCCTCAACTCCGTCGGCCTGGGCCAGGACCCGGACGCCGAACACGCCCACGCCCACACGACCACCGACGTGGTGTTCGCCGCCCCGTCCTGGACCCTGGAGGAGGCGGCCCACGCGATGGCGCACGGCGGCTTCCGCCATCTGATCGTCCTCGATCACGACGAACCCGTCGGCATCGTCTCGGTCCGCGACATCATCCGCTGCTGGGCACCGCTGCGGCAGAAGATCCCGGCCTGA
- the hisN gene encoding histidinol-phosphatase, whose product MADYLDDLRLAHVLADAADAATMDRFKALDLKVETKPDMTPVSEADKAAEELVRGQLQRARPRDAILGEEYGIEGTGPRRWVIDPIDGTKNYVRGVPVWATLISLMEAGEGGYRPVVGVVSAPALGRRWWAAKGHGAFTGRSLSSASRLKVSRVSKLSDASFAYSSLSGWEEQGRLGGFLDLTREVWRTRAYGDFWPYMMVAEGSVDLCAEPELSLWDMAATAIVVMEAGGTFTGLDGRPGPHSGNAAASNGLLHDELLDYLNERY is encoded by the coding sequence ATGGCCGACTACCTCGACGATCTCCGTCTCGCCCACGTCCTCGCGGACGCCGCCGACGCGGCGACCATGGACCGCTTCAAGGCGCTCGACCTGAAGGTCGAGACCAAGCCGGACATGACTCCGGTCAGCGAAGCGGACAAGGCGGCGGAGGAGCTCGTCCGCGGCCAGCTCCAGCGCGCCCGCCCGCGTGACGCGATCCTCGGCGAGGAGTACGGCATCGAGGGCACCGGCCCCCGCCGCTGGGTCATCGACCCCATCGACGGCACCAAGAACTACGTACGCGGCGTTCCGGTCTGGGCCACCCTGATCTCCCTGATGGAGGCGGGCGAGGGCGGCTACCGGCCCGTCGTCGGCGTCGTCTCCGCCCCCGCCCTCGGCCGCCGCTGGTGGGCCGCGAAGGGGCACGGCGCGTTCACCGGCCGCAGTCTGTCCTCCGCCAGCCGCCTGAAGGTCTCCCGGGTCTCGAAGCTGAGCGACGCCTCCTTCGCGTACTCCTCGCTCAGCGGCTGGGAGGAACAGGGCAGGCTGGGCGGCTTCCTCGACCTGACCCGCGAGGTCTGGCGCACCCGCGCCTACGGGGACTTCTGGCCGTACATGATGGTCGCCGAGGGTTCCGTGGACCTCTGCGCCGAGCCGGAGCTGTCCCTGTGGGACATGGCCGCCACCGCCATCGTGGTCATGGAGGCGGGCGGCACCTTCACCGGCCTCGACGGCCGCCCGGGCCCGCACAGCGGCAACGCCGCCGCGTCGAACGGTCTGCTCCACGACGAGCTCCTGGACTACCTCAACGAGCGTTACTGA
- a CDS encoding TetR/AcrR family transcriptional regulator encodes MPAARESLLDAAYTALARRSWSAVRMVDVAATAGVSRQTLYNEFGSKEGLARALVRREADGYLAGVERALTLGSDARDRLTATAEWTTTAARDNALVRAMLTGCWSERLPAPTLSAVPSSSAVPAQRRADGPLPSPGDFVTIVRDRAVAVLSGPGANKADSGELTRSCELVVRIALSCVAAPPGEGGVADLVRCALHRQLRP; translated from the coding sequence ATGCCTGCTGCGCGGGAATCTCTGCTGGATGCCGCTTACACGGCGCTTGCGCGTCGGTCATGGTCGGCGGTGCGCATGGTGGACGTGGCCGCGACGGCCGGCGTCTCACGGCAGACCCTCTACAACGAGTTCGGGAGCAAGGAGGGCCTCGCGCGGGCCCTGGTGCGCCGGGAGGCCGACGGCTATCTCGCCGGTGTGGAACGGGCGTTGACCCTGGGTTCCGACGCCCGCGACCGCCTCACCGCCACCGCCGAGTGGACCACCACGGCCGCCCGCGACAACGCCCTGGTCCGCGCCATGCTCACCGGCTGCTGGAGCGAGCGCCTGCCCGCGCCCACCCTGTCGGCCGTCCCGTCCTCGTCCGCCGTACCGGCACAGCGCCGCGCCGACGGCCCGCTGCCCTCGCCCGGCGACTTCGTGACGATCGTCCGTGACCGCGCCGTGGCCGTGCTGTCGGGGCCGGGCGCGAACAAGGCGGACAGCGGGGAACTCACCCGCTCCTGTGAACTCGTCGTCCGTATCGCGCTGTCGTGCGTGGCCGCCCCGCCCGGCGAGGGCGGAGTGGCCGATCTCGTACGCTGCGCCCTGCACCGGCAGTTACGCCCCTAG
- a CDS encoding DMT family transporter has protein sequence MAWLLVIVAGLLETGFAVCLKLSHGFTRLWPTVAFSIFALGSFGLLTLALRKLDVGPAYAVWTGIGAAGTAIYGMIFLGDIVSTLKIVSISLVIVGVIGLQLSGSAH, from the coding sequence ATGGCGTGGCTGCTGGTCATCGTGGCCGGATTGCTCGAAACAGGCTTCGCCGTCTGTCTGAAGCTCTCCCACGGGTTCACCCGTCTCTGGCCGACGGTCGCGTTCAGCATCTTCGCGCTCGGCAGTTTCGGTCTGCTGACCCTGGCCCTGAGGAAACTCGACGTGGGCCCGGCGTACGCGGTGTGGACCGGCATCGGCGCGGCGGGCACCGCGATCTACGGAATGATCTTCCTGGGGGACATCGTCTCGACACTGAAGATCGTCTCGATCAGCCTGGTCATCGTGGGGGTCATCGGGCTTCAGCTGTCGGGTTCGGCGCACTAG
- the rsgA gene encoding ribosome small subunit-dependent GTPase A — MRRYGKHTDEDDIRSRPNRKGNRPRSNIRPKHEDAAEGMVLTVDRGRLTCLVEDRVVLAMKARELGRKAAVVGDRVALVGDLSGKKDTLARIVRIEERSSLLRRTADDDDPYERVVVANADQLAIVTALADPEPRPRLIDRCLVAAYDGGLEPLLVLTKSDLSPPDKILELYGDMDIPYVVTSRAELENGDAADRVRAELDGRVTAFVGHSGVGKTTLVNALVPEDRRRLTGHVNAVTGRGRHTTTSALALPLDGAEGWVVDTPGVRSFGLAHIDPSRVIHAFPDLEPGTEGCPRACSHDEPDCALDDWVAEGHADPARLYSLRRLLATRERKEGD, encoded by the coding sequence ATGCGCCGCTACGGCAAGCACACCGACGAGGACGACATCCGCAGCCGCCCGAACCGCAAGGGCAACCGGCCGCGTTCGAACATCCGCCCAAAGCACGAGGACGCCGCGGAGGGCATGGTCCTCACCGTCGACCGGGGCCGGCTGACCTGCCTGGTCGAGGACCGGGTCGTGCTGGCGATGAAGGCCCGCGAACTGGGCCGCAAGGCCGCCGTGGTCGGCGACCGGGTGGCGCTGGTCGGCGATCTGTCCGGCAAGAAGGACACCCTCGCGCGGATCGTCCGCATCGAGGAGCGCAGCTCGCTGCTGCGCCGTACCGCGGACGACGACGATCCCTATGAGCGGGTGGTCGTGGCCAACGCCGACCAACTCGCCATCGTCACCGCGCTGGCGGACCCCGAACCCCGGCCGCGGCTGATCGACCGCTGTCTGGTGGCGGCGTACGACGGCGGGCTCGAACCGCTGCTGGTGCTGACCAAGTCGGACCTCTCGCCGCCCGACAAGATCCTTGAGCTCTACGGCGACATGGACATCCCGTACGTCGTGACCAGCCGCGCGGAGCTGGAGAACGGCGACGCCGCGGACCGGGTGCGCGCGGAACTGGACGGCCGGGTCACGGCGTTCGTCGGGCACTCCGGGGTCGGCAAGACGACGCTGGTGAACGCGCTGGTGCCCGAGGACCGGCGGCGGCTGACCGGACATGTGAACGCGGTGACGGGCCGGGGCCGGCACACCACGACCTCGGCGCTCGCGCTGCCCCTGGACGGAGCGGAGGGCTGGGTGGTCGACACCCCGGGCGTGCGCTCCTTCGGCCTCGCCCACATCGACCCGTCCCGGGTCATCCACGCCTTCCCTGACCTGGAACCGGGAACCGAGGGCTGTCCGCGCGCGTGCAGTCATGATGAGCCGGACTGCGCGTTGGACGACTGGGTGGCGGAGGGTCACGCCGATCCCGCACGGCTGTACTCGCTACGGCGGTTGCTGGCCACGCGGGAGCGCAAGGAAGGCGACTGA
- the aroA gene encoding 3-phosphoshikimate 1-carboxyvinyltransferase: protein MASNPKNPALWPAPHASGAVDATVHVPGSKSVTNRALVLAALASEPGWLRRPLRSRDTLLMAGALRTMGIEIEEGVGPDGTGETWRVLPAGLRGPATVDVGNAGTVMRFLPPVAALADGPIRFDGDPRSYERPLNGVIDALRVLGARIDDDGRGALPLTVHGGGALDGGPVEIDASSSSQFVSALLLSGPRFNQGVEVRHTGSTLPSMPHIRMTVDMLRAVGAQVDTPESGGEPNVWRVTPGALLGRDLTIEPDLSNAQPFLAAALITGGKVLIPAWPARTTQPGDRLREIFTEMGGSCELTEYGLEFTGSGAIHGIDVDLGDVGELTPGIAAVAALADSPSTLRGVAHLRLHETDRLAALTKEINELGGDVTETADGLHIRPRRLHGGIFHTYEDHRMATAGAIIGLAVEGVQIENVATTAKTLPDFPELWAGMLGN, encoded by the coding sequence ATGGCTTCGAACCCCAAGAACCCCGCCCTCTGGCCCGCCCCCCACGCGAGCGGAGCCGTCGACGCGACGGTCCACGTCCCGGGGTCGAAGTCAGTCACCAACCGAGCCCTCGTCCTCGCCGCCCTCGCCAGCGAACCGGGCTGGCTGCGCCGCCCGCTCCGCTCCCGCGACACCCTCCTGATGGCCGGCGCCCTGCGCACCATGGGCATCGAGATCGAGGAGGGCGTGGGCCCGGACGGCACGGGCGAGACCTGGCGCGTCCTCCCGGCAGGGCTCCGCGGCCCCGCCACCGTGGACGTCGGCAACGCCGGCACCGTGATGCGCTTCCTGCCGCCCGTCGCCGCCCTCGCCGACGGCCCCATCCGCTTCGACGGCGACCCGAGGTCGTACGAGCGCCCCCTGAACGGTGTGATCGACGCCCTGCGCGTGCTCGGTGCCCGGATCGACGACGACGGGCGCGGCGCGCTGCCGCTGACCGTGCACGGCGGCGGCGCCCTGGACGGCGGCCCGGTGGAGATCGACGCCTCCTCCTCGTCGCAGTTCGTCTCGGCGCTGCTGCTCTCCGGACCGCGCTTCAACCAGGGCGTCGAAGTCCGGCACACCGGCTCCACGCTGCCCTCGATGCCGCACATCCGGATGACGGTGGACATGCTGCGCGCGGTCGGCGCCCAGGTCGACACCCCCGAGTCAGGGGGCGAGCCGAACGTCTGGCGGGTCACTCCGGGCGCCCTGCTCGGCCGCGATCTGACCATCGAGCCGGACCTGTCCAACGCCCAGCCGTTCCTGGCGGCCGCACTGATCACCGGCGGCAAGGTGCTGATCCCGGCCTGGCCGGCCCGCACCACCCAGCCCGGTGACCGGCTGCGGGAGATCTTCACCGAGATGGGTGGTTCCTGCGAACTGACCGAGTACGGCCTGGAGTTCACCGGATCGGGCGCGATCCACGGCATCGACGTGGACCTGGGCGACGTCGGCGAGCTGACCCCCGGTATCGCGGCGGTCGCCGCCCTCGCGGACTCCCCCTCCACCCTGCGCGGGGTCGCGCATCTGCGGCTGCACGAGACGGACCGGCTGGCCGCGCTCACCAAGGAGATCAACGAACTCGGCGGTGACGTCACCGAGACCGCCGACGGTCTGCACATCCGCCCGCGCCGACTGCACGGCGGCATCTTCCACACGTACGAGGACCACCGCATGGCCACCGCCGGCGCGATCATCGGCCTCGCGGTCGAGGGCGTACAGATCGAGAACGTGGCGACGACGGCCAAGACGCTGCCGGACTTCCCCGAACTGTGGGCCGGGATGCTCGGGAACTGA
- a CDS encoding M50 family metallopeptidase has translation MDTSTATSLWDELAGTQSDPDLWVVIATLVAAVAVVVPQGVWRVARNAITIAHEGGHGLVALLTGRQLTGIRLHSDTSGLTVSRGKPHGLGMILTAAAGYTAPPLLGLGGAALLGAGRITLLLWLATALLLAVLVMIRNAYGALTVVLTGGTFVLVSWLAGPQVQAAFAYAVVWFLLLGGVRPAFELQAKRARGGAGDSDADQLSRLTHVPAGMWLFLFHAVSLCSLIGGGRWLLDL, from the coding sequence ATGGACACCAGCACAGCGACCTCTCTCTGGGACGAGCTCGCGGGCACCCAGAGCGACCCGGACCTGTGGGTCGTGATCGCGACCCTCGTCGCCGCGGTGGCGGTGGTCGTCCCCCAGGGCGTGTGGCGGGTCGCCCGCAACGCGATCACCATCGCCCACGAGGGCGGACACGGCCTGGTGGCCCTGCTCACCGGCCGACAGCTCACCGGCATCCGCCTGCACTCCGACACCAGCGGCCTCACGGTCAGCCGCGGCAAGCCGCACGGCCTCGGCATGATCCTCACGGCGGCGGCGGGCTACACCGCCCCGCCGCTGCTGGGCCTCGGCGGTGCGGCCCTGCTCGGCGCGGGCCGCATCACCCTGCTCCTGTGGCTGGCCACGGCCCTGCTCCTGGCCGTGCTGGTCATGATCCGCAACGCGTACGGCGCCCTGACGGTGGTCCTGACGGGCGGCACCTTCGTCCTGGTCTCGTGGCTGGCGGGCCCCCAGGTACAGGCGGCGTTCGCGTACGCGGTGGTGTGGTTCCTGCTGCTCGGCGGCGTACGTCCCGCTTTCGAGCTACAGGCGAAGCGGGCGCGAGGGGGCGCGGGCGACTCGGACGCGGACCAGTTGTCGCGGCTGACGCATGTACCGGCGGGCATGTGGCTGTTCCTGTTCCACGCGGTCTCGTTGTGCTCCCTGATAGGCGGCGGAAGGTGGCTCTTGGACCTGTGA